A stretch of DNA from Longimicrobium sp.:
GCCAGCCGCCGCAGCTCCGTCGCGGCGGCGGGGTGCTCGCGTAGGTCGTGCTCCACCAGGGCGAAGCCGCCCGGCGGCGCGATGCGCTGCACCGGCTCGCCCTGTACCTCCACGAAGGTCGTGCGCAGCGCCTCGTGGCGCGCAAGCACCGCGTCCAGCGCACGCCGCAGCGCCGTCAGGTCCAACTCCCGGCCCAACCGCAGCTGCGTGGGGATGTGGTACGTGTCGCCCAGGCCTCCCAGCTGCTCCAGGAACCACAGCCGCTGCTGCGCGAAGGAGAGCGGCAGGGGTCCGCCGCGGTCCACGCGCTCGATCGGCGGCAGCTCGGTGCGCGCCGCGTTCGCGATGGTGCGCGCGAGATCCGCCAGCACCGGGCGCTGGAAGAGGTCGGAGAGCGAAACCTCGGCGCCCAGCACCTGCCGCACGCGTGAGGTCATCCGCACCGCCAGGAGCGAGTGGCCGCCCAGCTCGAAGAAGTGGTCCCACCGGCCGGGCTGCTCCACGCGCAGCAGCCCGGACCAGATCTCCGCCAAAGCCCGCTCGGTCTCGCCCACCGGTGCCTCGTAGCCGCGCCGGGCGTACGCGTCGCCCTCGGGGGCGGGGAGCGCCTTGCGGTCCAGCTTTCCGTTGGGGGTGAGCGGCAGCGCATCCAGGTGCACGTACGCCGCCGGCACCATGTGCTCGGGGAGGCGCTCGCCCAGGTGGGCGCGCAGCGCCTCGGCCTCCACGGGGGCCAGGGCCACGACGTAGGCCACGAGCCGCCGGTCGCCCGGCGCGTCCTCGCGGACGACGACGGCGGCCTCGCGCACCGCCACGTGCTCGGCGAGCCGCGCCTCGATCTCTCCCGGCTCGATGCGGAAGCCGCGCACCTTCACCTGGTCGTCGACCCGGCCGATGAAGTCCAGAACCGCGGTGCGTGAGTGCGTCAGTGCGTGAGTGCGTGGGTCTGCCGGCACGGAATCCACTTCCGCACTCACGCACTCACGCACTTCCGCACTTTCCTTCCAGCGCACCCGGTCGCCCGTGCGGTACAGGCGCGCTCCACCTTCGGCCGAGAATGGGTCGGGAATCCAGCGCTCGGCCGTGAGCCCTGGCCGGCCCAGGTAGCCCCGGGCGACGCCGGCCCCGCCGATGTACAGCTCGCCTGGGACGCCCACCGGCAGCGGCTCGAGCCCCGCGTCCAGGACGTAGGCGCGCACGTTGGCGATGGGCGCGCCGATGTCCGGCTTGCGCGCCGGGTCGGCGCACTCCGCCGCCGTGCTCCAGATGGTGGCCTCGGTGGGCCCGTACAGGTTCCACAGCCGGTGCCGCGCGCCCCAGCGGTCCACGAGCTCCGCCGGAAGCGCCTCGCCGGCCACCGCGAGGATGCGCAGCGCGGGCAGCTCCTCTACCGGGAGCGCCGCCAGCGCCGCGGGAGGAAGGGTCACCATGGTCACCGCCTGCCGGCGCAGCAGCGCCAGCAGCCCGGGGCCGGGCAGGAGCTCCTCGCGCGGGGCAAGGCAGAGCGCGGCGCCGGACGCCAGCCCCATCAGCAGCTCCGCGGCGGCCGCGTCGAAGCTGAACGAGGCGAACTGCAGCACCCGGTCGCCCGGGCCCAGGCCGAACACGCGCTGCTGCGCGGCCGCCACGTTGCACACTCCCCGGAGCGGCACCAGCACGCCCTTGGGGCGGCCGGTGGAGCCGGAGGTGTAGATCACGTA
This window harbors:
- a CDS encoding condensation domain-containing protein — encoded protein: MTACRRSSASSPGPGRSSSRGGVTPEHPAYVIYTSGSTGRPKGVLVPLRGVCNVAAAQQRVFGLGPGDRVLQFASFSFDAAAAELLMGLASGAALCLAPREELLPGPGLLALLRRQAVTMVTLPPAALAALPVEELPALRILAVAGEALPAELVDRWGARHRLWNLYGPTEATIWSTAAECADPARKPDIGAPIANVRAYVLDAGLEPLPVGVPGELYIGGAGVARGYLGRPGLTAERWIPDPFSAEGGARLYRTGDRVRWKESAEVRECVSAEVDSVPADPRTHALTHSRTAVLDFIGRVDDQVKVRGFRIEPGEIEARLAEHVAVREAAVVVREDAPGDRRLVAYVVALAPVEAEALRAHLGERLPEHMVPAAYVHLDALPLTPNGKLDRKALPAPEGDAYARRGYEAPVGETERALAEIWSGLLRVEQPGRWDHFFELGGHSLLAVRMTSRVRQVLGAEVSLSDLFQRPVLADLARTIANAARTELPPIERVDRGGPLPLSFAQQRLWFLEQLGGLGDTYHIPTQLRLGRELDLTALRRALDAVLARHEALRTTFVEVQGEPVQRIAPPGGFALVEHDLREHPAAATELRRLAAEEAGALFDLEHGPLIRGRLLRLPGDEHVLLLTMHHIVSDGWSMEVLTRELGTLYAAFRRGDPDPLPALPVQYADYAAWQRKWVAGEVLREQAEYWKTTLAGVPELLELPVDRPRPARKDHAGEALAIDLGEELTAGLNALSQRRGTTPFVTLLAGWAVVLGRLSGQHDVVVGAPSANRGRTEIEGLIGFFVNTLALRVDLSQSPTVAELLEQVRTRSLGAQQNQDIPFEQVVELVDPARSMAHTPLFQVMFSWQGASEGRPGLPGSPAGGVGPASPAAAKFDLSLSLGEAGGRIAGNLTYATSLFEQATIERHLAYLRRVLEAMAADDLQRVDALPLLPQAERRLVLEEWNATGRSYPTNLRVHDLFRAQAARTPEAVALSWRAEQLTYAELERRSNQIANALRRRGVGPEVRVGICLPRTPELVAAMLGVLGAGGAYVPLDPAYPRERLGYMLEDARVTLVITDSGLADRLPEGA